From Pan paniscus chromosome 9, NHGRI_mPanPan1-v2.0_pri, whole genome shotgun sequence, the proteins below share one genomic window:
- the SF1 gene encoding splicing factor 1 isoform X6 encodes MEQKTVIPGMPTVIPPGLTREQERAYIVQLQIEDLTRKLRTGDLGIPPNPEDRSPSPEPIYNSEGKRLNTREFRTRKKLEEERHNLITEMVALNPDFKPPADYKPPATRVSDKVMIPQDEYPEINFVGLLIGPRGNTLKNIEKECNAKIMIRGKGSVKEGKVGRKDGQMLPGEDEPLHALVTANTMENVKKAVEQIRNILKQGIETPEDQNDLRKMQLRELARLNGTLREDDNRILRPWQSSETRSITNTTVCTKCGGAGHIASDCKFQRPGDPQSAQDKARMDKEYLSLMAELGEAPVPASVGSTSGPATTPLASAPRPAAPANNPPPPSLMSTTQSRPPWMNSGPSESRPYHGMHGGGPGGPGGGPHSFPHPLPSLTGGHGGHPMQHNPNGPPPPWMQPPPPPMNQGPHPPGHHGPPPMDQYLGSTPVGSGVYRLHQGKGMMPPPPMGMMPPPPPPPSGQPPPPPSGPLPPWQQQQQQPPPPPPPSSSMASSTPLPWQQNTTTTTTSAGTGSIPPWQQQQAAAAASPGAPQMQGNPTMVPLPPGVQPPLPPGAPPPPPPPPPGSAGMMYAPPPPPPPPMDPSNFVTMMGMGVAGMPPFGMPPAPPPPPPQN; translated from the exons TGCAACTGCAGATAGAAGACCTGACTCGTAAACTGCGCACAGGAGACCTGGGCATCCCCCCTAACCCTGAGGACAG GTCCCCTTCCCCTGAGCCCATCTACAATAGCGAGGGGAAGCGGCTTAACACCCGAGAGTTCCGCACCCGCAAAAAGCTGGAAGAGGAGCGGCACAACCTCATCACAGAGATGGTTGCACTCAATCCGGATTTCAAGCCACCTGCAGATTACAA ACCTCCAGCAACACGTGTGAGTGATAAAGTCATGATTCCACAAGATGAATACCCAGAAATCAACTTTGTGGGGCTGCTCATCGGGCCCAG AGGGAACACCCTGAAGAACATAGAGAAGGAGTGCAATGCCAAGATTATGATCCGGGGGAAAGGGTCTGTGAAAGAAGGGAAGGTTGGGCGCAAAGATGGCCAGATGTTGCCAGGAGAAGATGAGCCACTTCATGCCCTGGTTACTGCCAATACAATGGAGAACGTCAAAAAGGCAGTGGAACAG ATAAGAAACATCCTGAAGCAGGGTATCGAGACCCCAGAGGACCAGAATGATCTACGGAAGATGCAGCTTCGGGAGTTGGCTCGCTTAAATGGGACCCTTCGGGAAGACGATAACAG GATCTTAAGACCCTGGCAGAGCTCAGAGACCCGCAGCATTACCAACACCACAGTGTGTACCAagtgtggaggggctggccacATTGCTTCAGACTGTAAATTCCAAAG GCCTGGTGATCCTCAGTCAGCTCAGGATAAAGCACGGATGGATAAAGAATATTTGTCCCTCATGGCTGAACTGGGTGAAGCACCTGTCCCAGCATCTGTGGGCTCCACCTctgggcctgccaccacacccctgGCCAGCGCACCTCGTCCTGCTGCTCCTGCCAACAACCCACCTCCACCG TCTCTCATGTCTACCACCCAGAGCCGCCCACCCTGGATGAATTCTGGCCCTTCAGAGAGTCGGCCCTACCATGGCATGCACGGAGGTGGTCCTGGTGGGCCCGGAGGTGGCCCCCACAGCTTCCCACACCCATTACCCAGCCTGACAGGTGGGCATGGTGGACATCCCATGCAGCACAACCCCAATGGACCCCCACCCCCTTGGatgcagccaccaccaccaccgatGAACCAGGGCCCCCACCCTCCTGGGCACCATGGCCCTCCTCCAATGG ATCAGTACCTGGGAAGTACGCCTGTGGGCTCTGGGGTCTATCGCCTGCATCAAGGAAAAG GTATGATGCCGCCACCACCTATGGGCATgatgccgccgccgccgccgcctcccagtgggcagcccccaccccctccctctgGTCCTCTTCCCCCAtggcaacaacagcagcagcagcctccgccaccccctccgcccagcagcagTATGGCTTCCAGTACCCCCTTGCCATGGCAGCAAA ATACGACGACTACCACCACGAGCGCTGGCACAGGGTCCATCCCGCCATGGCAACAGCAGCAGGCGGCTGCCGCAGCTTCTCCAGGAGCCCCTCAGATGCAAGGCAACCCCACTATGGTGCCCCTGCCCCCCGGGGTCCAGCCGCCTCTGCCGCCTGGGGCCCCTCCCCCTCCGCCGCCTCCACCGCCTGGTTCCGCCGGCATGATGTATGCCCCGCCccctcctcctccgcctcccatggACCCTTCTAACTTTGTCACCATGATGGGCATGGGGGTGGCGGGCATGCCGCCCTTCGGGATGCCTCCAGCTCCCCCACCGCCTCCACCACAGAACTAg
- the SF1 gene encoding splicing factor 1 isoform X8, with protein MATGANATPLDFPSKKRKRSRWNQDTMEQKTVIPGMPTVIPPGLTREQERAYIVQLQIEDLTRKLRTGDLGIPPNPEDRSPSPEPIYNSEGKRLNTREFRTRKKLEEERHNLITEMVALNPDFKPPADYKPPATRVSDKVMIPQDEYPEINFVGLLIGPRGNTLKNIEKECNAKIMIRGKGSVKEGKVGRKDGQMLPGEDEPLHALVTANTMENVKKAVEQIRNILKQGIETPEDQNDLRKMQLRELARLNGTLREDDNRILRPWQSSETRSITNTTVCTKCGGAGHIASDCKFQRPGDPQSAQDKARMDKEYLSLMAELGEAPVPASVGSTSGPATTPLASAPRPAAPANNPPPPSLMSTTQSRPPWMNSGPSESRPYHGMHGGGPGGPGGGPHSFPHPLPSLTGGHGGHPMQHNPNGPPPPWMQPPPPPMNQGPHPPGHHGPPPMVPGKYACGLWGLSPASRKRYDAATTYGHDAAAAAASQWAAPTPSLWSSSPMATTAAAASATPSAQQQYGFQYPLAMAAKYDDYHHERWHRVHPAMATAAGGCRSFSRSPSDARQPHYGAPAPRGPAASAAWGPSPSAASTAWFRRHDVCPAPSSSASHGPF; from the exons TGCAACTGCAGATAGAAGACCTGACTCGTAAACTGCGCACAGGAGACCTGGGCATCCCCCCTAACCCTGAGGACAG GTCCCCTTCCCCTGAGCCCATCTACAATAGCGAGGGGAAGCGGCTTAACACCCGAGAGTTCCGCACCCGCAAAAAGCTGGAAGAGGAGCGGCACAACCTCATCACAGAGATGGTTGCACTCAATCCGGATTTCAAGCCACCTGCAGATTACAA ACCTCCAGCAACACGTGTGAGTGATAAAGTCATGATTCCACAAGATGAATACCCAGAAATCAACTTTGTGGGGCTGCTCATCGGGCCCAG AGGGAACACCCTGAAGAACATAGAGAAGGAGTGCAATGCCAAGATTATGATCCGGGGGAAAGGGTCTGTGAAAGAAGGGAAGGTTGGGCGCAAAGATGGCCAGATGTTGCCAGGAGAAGATGAGCCACTTCATGCCCTGGTTACTGCCAATACAATGGAGAACGTCAAAAAGGCAGTGGAACAG ATAAGAAACATCCTGAAGCAGGGTATCGAGACCCCAGAGGACCAGAATGATCTACGGAAGATGCAGCTTCGGGAGTTGGCTCGCTTAAATGGGACCCTTCGGGAAGACGATAACAG GATCTTAAGACCCTGGCAGAGCTCAGAGACCCGCAGCATTACCAACACCACAGTGTGTACCAagtgtggaggggctggccacATTGCTTCAGACTGTAAATTCCAAAG GCCTGGTGATCCTCAGTCAGCTCAGGATAAAGCACGGATGGATAAAGAATATTTGTCCCTCATGGCTGAACTGGGTGAAGCACCTGTCCCAGCATCTGTGGGCTCCACCTctgggcctgccaccacacccctgGCCAGCGCACCTCGTCCTGCTGCTCCTGCCAACAACCCACCTCCACCG TCTCTCATGTCTACCACCCAGAGCCGCCCACCCTGGATGAATTCTGGCCCTTCAGAGAGTCGGCCCTACCATGGCATGCACGGAGGTGGTCCTGGTGGGCCCGGAGGTGGCCCCCACAGCTTCCCACACCCATTACCCAGCCTGACAGGTGGGCATGGTGGACATCCCATGCAGCACAACCCCAATGGACCCCCACCCCCTTGGatgcagccaccaccaccaccgatGAACCAGGGCCCCCACCCTCCTGGGCACCATGGCCCTCCTCCAATGG TACCTGGGAAGTACGCCTGTGGGCTCTGGGGTCTATCGCCTGCATCAAGGAAAAG GTATGATGCCGCCACCACCTATGGGCATgatgccgccgccgccgccgcctcccagtgggcagcccccaccccctccctctgGTCCTCTTCCCCCAtggcaacaacagcagcagcagcctccgccaccccctccgcccagcagcagTATGGCTTCCAGTACCCCCTTGCCATGGCAGCAAA ATACGACGACTACCACCACGAGCGCTGGCACAGGGTCCATCCCGCCATGGCAACAGCAGCAGGCGGCTGCCGCAGCTTCTCCAGGAGCCCCTCAGATGCAAGGCAACCCCACTATGGTGCCCCTGCCCCCCGGGGTCCAGCCGCCTCTGCCGCCTGGGGCCCCTCCCCCTCCGCCGCCTCCACCGCCTGGTTCCGCCGGCATGATGTATGCCCCGCCccctcctcctccgcctcccatggACCCTTCTAA
- the SF1 gene encoding splicing factor 1 isoform X13: protein MEQKTVIPGMPTVIPPGLTREQERAYIVQLQIEDLTRKLRTGDLGIPPNPEDRSPSPEPIYNSEGKRLNTREFRTRKKLEEERHNLITEMVALNPDFKPPADYKPPATRVSDKVMIPQDEYPEINFVGLLIGPRGNTLKNIEKECNAKIMIRGKGSVKEGKVGRKDGQMLPGEDEPLHALVTANTMENVKKAVEQIRNILKQGIETPEDQNDLRKMQLRELARLNGTLREDDNRILRPWQSSETRSITNTTVCTKCGGAGHIASDCKFQRPGDPQSAQDKARMDKEYLSLMAELGEAPVPASVGSTSGPATTPLASAPRPAAPANNPPPPSLMSTTQSRPPWMNSGPSESRPYHGMHGGGPGGPGGGPHSFPHPLPSLTGGHGGHPMQHNPNGPPPPWMQPPPPPMNQGPHPPGHHGPPPMDQYLGSTPVGSGVYRLHQGKGMMPPPPMGMMPPPPPPPSGQPPPPPSGPLPPWQQQQQQPPPPPPPSSSMASSTPLPWQQRSLPAAAMARAMRVRTFRAHW, encoded by the exons TGCAACTGCAGATAGAAGACCTGACTCGTAAACTGCGCACAGGAGACCTGGGCATCCCCCCTAACCCTGAGGACAG GTCCCCTTCCCCTGAGCCCATCTACAATAGCGAGGGGAAGCGGCTTAACACCCGAGAGTTCCGCACCCGCAAAAAGCTGGAAGAGGAGCGGCACAACCTCATCACAGAGATGGTTGCACTCAATCCGGATTTCAAGCCACCTGCAGATTACAA ACCTCCAGCAACACGTGTGAGTGATAAAGTCATGATTCCACAAGATGAATACCCAGAAATCAACTTTGTGGGGCTGCTCATCGGGCCCAG AGGGAACACCCTGAAGAACATAGAGAAGGAGTGCAATGCCAAGATTATGATCCGGGGGAAAGGGTCTGTGAAAGAAGGGAAGGTTGGGCGCAAAGATGGCCAGATGTTGCCAGGAGAAGATGAGCCACTTCATGCCCTGGTTACTGCCAATACAATGGAGAACGTCAAAAAGGCAGTGGAACAG ATAAGAAACATCCTGAAGCAGGGTATCGAGACCCCAGAGGACCAGAATGATCTACGGAAGATGCAGCTTCGGGAGTTGGCTCGCTTAAATGGGACCCTTCGGGAAGACGATAACAG GATCTTAAGACCCTGGCAGAGCTCAGAGACCCGCAGCATTACCAACACCACAGTGTGTACCAagtgtggaggggctggccacATTGCTTCAGACTGTAAATTCCAAAG GCCTGGTGATCCTCAGTCAGCTCAGGATAAAGCACGGATGGATAAAGAATATTTGTCCCTCATGGCTGAACTGGGTGAAGCACCTGTCCCAGCATCTGTGGGCTCCACCTctgggcctgccaccacacccctgGCCAGCGCACCTCGTCCTGCTGCTCCTGCCAACAACCCACCTCCACCG TCTCTCATGTCTACCACCCAGAGCCGCCCACCCTGGATGAATTCTGGCCCTTCAGAGAGTCGGCCCTACCATGGCATGCACGGAGGTGGTCCTGGTGGGCCCGGAGGTGGCCCCCACAGCTTCCCACACCCATTACCCAGCCTGACAGGTGGGCATGGTGGACATCCCATGCAGCACAACCCCAATGGACCCCCACCCCCTTGGatgcagccaccaccaccaccgatGAACCAGGGCCCCCACCCTCCTGGGCACCATGGCCCTCCTCCAATGG ATCAGTACCTGGGAAGTACGCCTGTGGGCTCTGGGGTCTATCGCCTGCATCAAGGAAAAG GTATGATGCCGCCACCACCTATGGGCATgatgccgccgccgccgccgcctcccagtgggcagcccccaccccctccctctgGTCCTCTTCCCCCAtggcaacaacagcagcagcagcctccgccaccccctccgcccagcagcagTATGGCTTCCAGTACCCCCTTGCCATGGCAGCAAA GATCCCTCCCCGCGGCGGCGATGGCCCGAGCCATGAGAGTGAGGACTTTCCGCGCCCATTGGTGA
- the SF1 gene encoding splicing factor 1 isoform X4 — protein MATGANATPLDFPSKKRKRSRWNQDTMEQKTVIPGMPTVIPPGLTREQERAYIVQLQIEDLTRKLRTGDLGIPPNPEDRSPSPEPIYNSEGKRLNTREFRTRKKLEEERHNLITEMVALNPDFKPPADYKPPATRVSDKVMIPQDEYPEINFVGLLIGPRGNTLKNIEKECNAKIMIRGKGSVKEGKVGRKDGQMLPGEDEPLHALVTANTMENVKKAVEQIRNILKQGIETPEDQNDLRKMQLRELARLNGTLREDDNRILRPWQSSETRSITNTTVCTKCGGAGHIASDCKFQRPGDPQSAQDKARMDKEYLSLMAELGEAPVPASVGSTSGPATTPLASAPRPAAPANNPPPPSLMSTTQSRPPWMNSGPSESRPYHGMHGGGPGGPGGGPHSFPHPLPSLTGGHGGHPMQHNPNGPPPPWMQPPPPPMNQGPHPPGHHGPPPMDQYLGSTPVGSGVYRLHQGKGMMPPPPMGMMPPPPPPPSGQPPPPPSGPLPPWQQQQQQPPPPPPPSSSMASSTPLPWQQNTTTTTTSAGTGSIPPWQQQQAAAAASPGAPQMQGNPTMVPLPPGVQPPLPPGAPPPPPPPPPGSAGMMYAPPPPPPPPMDPSNFVTMMGMGVAGMPPFGMPPAPPPPPPQN, from the exons TGCAACTGCAGATAGAAGACCTGACTCGTAAACTGCGCACAGGAGACCTGGGCATCCCCCCTAACCCTGAGGACAG GTCCCCTTCCCCTGAGCCCATCTACAATAGCGAGGGGAAGCGGCTTAACACCCGAGAGTTCCGCACCCGCAAAAAGCTGGAAGAGGAGCGGCACAACCTCATCACAGAGATGGTTGCACTCAATCCGGATTTCAAGCCACCTGCAGATTACAA ACCTCCAGCAACACGTGTGAGTGATAAAGTCATGATTCCACAAGATGAATACCCAGAAATCAACTTTGTGGGGCTGCTCATCGGGCCCAG AGGGAACACCCTGAAGAACATAGAGAAGGAGTGCAATGCCAAGATTATGATCCGGGGGAAAGGGTCTGTGAAAGAAGGGAAGGTTGGGCGCAAAGATGGCCAGATGTTGCCAGGAGAAGATGAGCCACTTCATGCCCTGGTTACTGCCAATACAATGGAGAACGTCAAAAAGGCAGTGGAACAG ATAAGAAACATCCTGAAGCAGGGTATCGAGACCCCAGAGGACCAGAATGATCTACGGAAGATGCAGCTTCGGGAGTTGGCTCGCTTAAATGGGACCCTTCGGGAAGACGATAACAG GATCTTAAGACCCTGGCAGAGCTCAGAGACCCGCAGCATTACCAACACCACAGTGTGTACCAagtgtggaggggctggccacATTGCTTCAGACTGTAAATTCCAAAG GCCTGGTGATCCTCAGTCAGCTCAGGATAAAGCACGGATGGATAAAGAATATTTGTCCCTCATGGCTGAACTGGGTGAAGCACCTGTCCCAGCATCTGTGGGCTCCACCTctgggcctgccaccacacccctgGCCAGCGCACCTCGTCCTGCTGCTCCTGCCAACAACCCACCTCCACCG TCTCTCATGTCTACCACCCAGAGCCGCCCACCCTGGATGAATTCTGGCCCTTCAGAGAGTCGGCCCTACCATGGCATGCACGGAGGTGGTCCTGGTGGGCCCGGAGGTGGCCCCCACAGCTTCCCACACCCATTACCCAGCCTGACAGGTGGGCATGGTGGACATCCCATGCAGCACAACCCCAATGGACCCCCACCCCCTTGGatgcagccaccaccaccaccgatGAACCAGGGCCCCCACCCTCCTGGGCACCATGGCCCTCCTCCAATGG ATCAGTACCTGGGAAGTACGCCTGTGGGCTCTGGGGTCTATCGCCTGCATCAAGGAAAAG GTATGATGCCGCCACCACCTATGGGCATgatgccgccgccgccgccgcctcccagtgggcagcccccaccccctccctctgGTCCTCTTCCCCCAtggcaacaacagcagcagcagcctccgccaccccctccgcccagcagcagTATGGCTTCCAGTACCCCCTTGCCATGGCAGCAAA ATACGACGACTACCACCACGAGCGCTGGCACAGGGTCCATCCCGCCATGGCAACAGCAGCAGGCGGCTGCCGCAGCTTCTCCAGGAGCCCCTCAGATGCAAGGCAACCCCACTATGGTGCCCCTGCCCCCCGGGGTCCAGCCGCCTCTGCCGCCTGGGGCCCCTCCCCCTCCGCCGCCTCCACCGCCTGGTTCCGCCGGCATGATGTATGCCCCGCCccctcctcctccgcctcccatggACCCTTCTAACTTTGTCACCATGATGGGCATGGGGGTGGCGGGCATGCCGCCCTTCGGGATGCCTCCAGCTCCCCCACCGCCTCCACCACAGAACTAg
- the SF1 gene encoding splicing factor 1 isoform X11, whose protein sequence is MATGANATPLDFPSKKRKRSRWNQDTMEQKTVIPGMPTVIPPGLTREQERAYIVQLQIEDLTRKLRTGDLGIPPNPEDRSPSPEPIYNSEGKRLNTREFRTRKKLEEERHNLITEMVALNPDFKPPADYKPPATRVSDKVMIPQDEYPEINFVGLLIGPRGNTLKNIEKECNAKIMIRGKGSVKEGKVGRKDGQMLPGEDEPLHALVTANTMENVKKAVEQIRNILKQGIETPEDQNDLRKMQLRELARLNGTLREDDNRILRPWQSSETRSITNTTVCTKCGGAGHIASDCKFQRPGDPQSAQDKARMDKEYLSLMAELGEAPVPASVGSTSGPATTPLASAPRPAAPANNPPPPSLMSTTQSRPPWMNSGPSESRPYHGMHGGGPGGPGGGPHSFPHPLPSLTGGHGGHPMQHNPNGPPPPWMQPPPPPMNQGPHPPGHHGPPPMDQYLGSTPVGSGVYRLHQGKGMMPPPPMGMMPPPPPPPSGQPPPPPSGPLPPWQQQQQQPPPPPPPSSSMASSTPLPWQQRSLPAAAMARAMRVRTFRAHW, encoded by the exons TGCAACTGCAGATAGAAGACCTGACTCGTAAACTGCGCACAGGAGACCTGGGCATCCCCCCTAACCCTGAGGACAG GTCCCCTTCCCCTGAGCCCATCTACAATAGCGAGGGGAAGCGGCTTAACACCCGAGAGTTCCGCACCCGCAAAAAGCTGGAAGAGGAGCGGCACAACCTCATCACAGAGATGGTTGCACTCAATCCGGATTTCAAGCCACCTGCAGATTACAA ACCTCCAGCAACACGTGTGAGTGATAAAGTCATGATTCCACAAGATGAATACCCAGAAATCAACTTTGTGGGGCTGCTCATCGGGCCCAG AGGGAACACCCTGAAGAACATAGAGAAGGAGTGCAATGCCAAGATTATGATCCGGGGGAAAGGGTCTGTGAAAGAAGGGAAGGTTGGGCGCAAAGATGGCCAGATGTTGCCAGGAGAAGATGAGCCACTTCATGCCCTGGTTACTGCCAATACAATGGAGAACGTCAAAAAGGCAGTGGAACAG ATAAGAAACATCCTGAAGCAGGGTATCGAGACCCCAGAGGACCAGAATGATCTACGGAAGATGCAGCTTCGGGAGTTGGCTCGCTTAAATGGGACCCTTCGGGAAGACGATAACAG GATCTTAAGACCCTGGCAGAGCTCAGAGACCCGCAGCATTACCAACACCACAGTGTGTACCAagtgtggaggggctggccacATTGCTTCAGACTGTAAATTCCAAAG GCCTGGTGATCCTCAGTCAGCTCAGGATAAAGCACGGATGGATAAAGAATATTTGTCCCTCATGGCTGAACTGGGTGAAGCACCTGTCCCAGCATCTGTGGGCTCCACCTctgggcctgccaccacacccctgGCCAGCGCACCTCGTCCTGCTGCTCCTGCCAACAACCCACCTCCACCG TCTCTCATGTCTACCACCCAGAGCCGCCCACCCTGGATGAATTCTGGCCCTTCAGAGAGTCGGCCCTACCATGGCATGCACGGAGGTGGTCCTGGTGGGCCCGGAGGTGGCCCCCACAGCTTCCCACACCCATTACCCAGCCTGACAGGTGGGCATGGTGGACATCCCATGCAGCACAACCCCAATGGACCCCCACCCCCTTGGatgcagccaccaccaccaccgatGAACCAGGGCCCCCACCCTCCTGGGCACCATGGCCCTCCTCCAATGG ATCAGTACCTGGGAAGTACGCCTGTGGGCTCTGGGGTCTATCGCCTGCATCAAGGAAAAG GTATGATGCCGCCACCACCTATGGGCATgatgccgccgccgccgccgcctcccagtgggcagcccccaccccctccctctgGTCCTCTTCCCCCAtggcaacaacagcagcagcagcctccgccaccccctccgcccagcagcagTATGGCTTCCAGTACCCCCTTGCCATGGCAGCAAA GATCCCTCCCCGCGGCGGCGATGGCCCGAGCCATGAGAGTGAGGACTTTCCGCGCCCATTGGTGA